A window of the Diospyros lotus cultivar Yz01 unplaced genomic scaffold, ASM1463336v1 superscaf1, whole genome shotgun sequence genome harbors these coding sequences:
- the LOC127793176 gene encoding DNAJ protein JJJ1 homolog, producing the protein MRCRNTNTRASENSPAPTMGSPEKRCLYEVLGLGRDCTADEIRSAYKKLALQRHPDKLVQSGVPEAEATASFQELVNAYEVLSDLRERAWYDSHRSQILFSGSNPSNSSTSIPNLFSFFSNSVFSGYSDANKGFYKVYGDVFNTIYSSELNFAKKLGLGLGAVKEAPLMGNLESPYAQVTAFYNYWLGFGTVMDFCWVDQYDAMAGPNRKSRRVMEEENKKLRKKARREYNETVRGLAEFVKKRDKRVIDMQVKRNEEMERKRMEEREKRKEMERQKMERARAYEEPDWAKVEEDGDFEEDNEVEEEKKRDGKELYCVVCSKKFKSEKQWKNHEQSKKHKEKVAELREAYGSEEVEDEETGDEEEGKEEELEGNVNGHGLVSADDGIDELSEKFGGSFRINKSNSDGDVPQSSEEEEFVDIENGGASKGVDESFGLEMDDDEASTLEAMVSGHRRRKNANSMRQPKTNASSSNVHGDNDDEEMDFMAYNNQKSARRKRGTKGEMGRRFDEEAAATHGTEVSGKLEGHNGDDEGLHEDKISSHAFVLNENGKGDGQVGKGQKALNAKSKNSSKGKKQKATSKNLGSICDTCGKEFESRNKLYKHLGDTGHATLKFR; encoded by the exons ATGCGATGCAGAAATACAAATACTAGGGCTTCGGAGAATTCCCCAGCGCCGACAATGGGGTCGCCGGAGAAGCGATGCCTATACGAGGTCCTCGGCCTTGGCCGTGACTGCACCGCCGACGAGATCCGCTCTGCCTACAAGAAGCTCGCCCTCCAGCGCCACCCCGACAAACTGGTCCAGTCCGGCGTCCCCGAGGCCGAAGCCACGGCCTCCTTCCAAGAACTCGTCAACGCCTACGAAGTCCTCTCTGACCTCCGTGAACGCGCCTGGTACGACTCGCACCGCTCCCAAATCCTGTTCTCCGGCTCCAATCCCTCCAATTCCTCCACCTCCATCCccaatctcttctccttcttctccaaCTCCGTCTTCTCTGGATACTCCGACGCTAACAAGGGATTCTACAAGGTCTACGGCGACGTCTTCAACACAATCTATTCGAGCGAATTGAATTTCGCGAAGAAGCTAGGGTTAGGGTTGGGCGCGGTTAAGGAGGCGCCGCTGATGGGCAATTTGGAGAGTCCCTACGCGCAGGTAACGGCTTTTTACAACTACTGGCTAGGGTTTGGGACAGTGATGGACTTTTGCTGGGTGGATCAGTACGACGCGATGGCGGGGCCGAACCGGAAGTCAAGGAGGGTGATGGAGGAAGAGAACAAGAAGCTGAGGAAGAAGGCGAGGAGGGAGTATAATGAGACGGTGAGGGGTTTGGCGGAGTTCGTGAAGAAGAGGGACAAGAGGGTGATTGATATGCAGGTGAAGAGGAACGAGGAGATGGAGAGGAAGAGgatggaggagagagagaagaggaaggagatggAGAGGCAGAAGATGGAACGGGCGAGGGCCTACGAAGAGCCTGATTGGGCAAAGGTCGAGGAGGATGGGGATTTTGAGGAGGATAATGAGgttgaggaagagaagaagagggatgGGAAGGAGTTGTATTGTGTGGTATGTAGCAAGAAGTTTAAGAGTGAGAAGCAGTGGAAGAATCACGAGCAGTCGAAGAAACATAAGGAGAAGGTGGCGGAGTTGAGGGAAGCATATGGGAGTGAGGAGGTTGAAGATGAGGAGAcaggagatgaagaagagggGAAAGAAGAGGAATTGGAAGGAAACGTCAATGGACATGGTCTTGTTTCTGCAGATGATGGGATTGATGAGCTAAGTGAGAAATTTGGAGGTAGTTTCAGAATTAACAAATCAAACAGTGATGGTGATGTGCCTCAATCAAGTGAGGAAGAAGAGTTTGTTGATATTGAAAATGGTGGTGCTTCAAAAGGTGTGGATGAATCATTTGGATTAGAAATGGATGATGATGAAGCCAGTACTCTTGAAGCCATGGTGTCGGGGCATAGGCGTCGGAAAAATGCAAATTCAATGCGTCAACCTAAAACCAATGCTTCATCCTCAAATGTTCATGGTGATAATGATGATGAGGAAATGGATTTTATGGCATATAATAACCAAAAGAGCGCTAGAAGGAAAAGAGGAACAAAGGGAGAGATGGGTAGAAGATTTGATGAAGAAGCTGCTGCTACTCATGGAACTGAAGTCAGTGGCAAGCTTGAAGGACATAATGGGGATGATGAAGGTTTGCATGAAGACAAGATTTCTTCCCATGCTTTTGTGCTGAATGAGAATGGCAAAGGAGATGGTCAAGTGGGAAAAGGTCAAAAGGCTCTAAATGCCAAATCAAAGAACTCttcaaaaggaaagaaacagaAG GCGACATCAAAAAATTTGGGCAGCATATGCGACACATGTGGAAAGGAATTTGAATCGAG AAATAAACTATATAAACATCTGGGTGACACAGGACATGCTACATTGAAATTTCGATGA
- the LOC127793069 gene encoding histone deacetylase 5 isoform X2, which translates to MEILPEKAADTGGRRRRVGLIYDERMCKHFCLEDETHPEMPDRILTIWEKLQSALIHQRCVVLSAKEAEDEYIAAVHTRKHIDLIKNISSRKFESRRKKVAAKFNSIYFNEGSSEAAYLAAGSLLEVTEKVAKGELDSAFAIVRPPGHHAEVDKPMGFCLYNNVAIATKFLLDKHELGINKILIVDWDVHHGNGTQKMFWKDPGVLFFSVHRHEFGTFYPASDDGSHIMIGEGPGAGYNINVPWENGWCGDADYLAVWDHVLIPVAKEFCPDIVIISAGFDAAVNDPLGGCRVTPYGYSVMLKKLMEFAQGKIVMTLEGGYNLDSLANSVLACVEVLLEDDPIIGSSEAYPFESTWRVIQAVREELSMFWPILKDELPKELISRSKELPIQILISDSDVENDNGVPVVLEDLGNTVEDVLQPFSGLRIGGVSNEVNTIWRSALSKTYVWYATYGSNMWESRFLCYIEGGQVEGMRRPCTGSLDKSVPKEILWKVVPHRLFFGRDQTKTWGPGGAAFLSPESNCQHKAYMCLYRITLEQFNDVLLQENVSGCDMSSPVFDLTDLEFIKEKNCISLEILKNGWYHNVVYMGNENGIPILTMTCTLSDVENFKSGKFPVCAPAKEYANALVRGLVGGKQLSEEAAMAYIQEAATKPL; encoded by the exons ATGGAGATCTTACCGGAGAAAGCAGCTGATACCGGAGGACGGCGACGGCGCGTAGGGCTGATATACGACGAGAGAATGTGCAAGCACTTCTGTCTCGAGGACGAAACCCACCCCGAGATGCCCGATCGGATCCTCACCATCTGGGAGAAGCTCCAATCCGCCCTCATCCACCAAAG ATGTGTGGTATTGAGTGCCAAGGAAGCAGAAGATGAATATATAGCTGCAGTTCACACAAGAAAACAcattgatttaataaaaaatataagctCCAGAAAGTTTGAATCAAGACGAAAGAAAGTTGcagcaaaatttaattctatataTTTCAATGAGGGCTCCTCAGAAGCTGCATATCTTGCTGCTGGTTCCCTGTTAGAG GTCACTGAGAAAGTTGCCAAAGGAGAACTTGATTCAGCTTTTGCAATTGTCAGGCCCCCGGGACATCATGCAGAAGTAGATAAACCAATGGGGTTTTGTCTATACAACAATGTTGCTATTGCAACAAAGTTCCTCTTGGATAAACAT GAGTTGGGtattaacaaaatattgatagtTGATTGGGATGTTCATCATGGAAATGGCACtcaaaaaatgttttggaagGATCCAGGAGTCTTGTTCTTTTCAGTGCACAG GCATGAATTTGGGACTTTTTATCCTGCTAGTGATGACGGTTCTCATATTATGATTGGTGAAGGACCAGGTGCAGGATACAACATCAATGTTCCCTGGGAGAATGGATGGTGTGGGGATGCTGATTATTTAGCCGTGTGGGACCATGTACTAATCCCTGTTGCAAAGGAATTTTGTCCAGATATAGTTATTATCTCTGCTGGATTTGATGCAG CTGTTAATGATCCTCTTGGGGGCTGTCGAGTTACACCATATGGTTATTCAGTTATGTTAAAAAAG TTGATGGAGTTTGCTCAGGGTAAGATTGTGATGACATTAGAAGGAGGATATAATCTTGATTCTCTAGCAAATTCAGTTCTAGCATGTGTGGAAGTATTATTAGAGGACGATCCCATTATTGGATCTTCGGAGGCTTATCCATTTGAGTCCACATGGCGTGTAATACAAGCA GTTCGTGAAGAGCTGAGTATGTTTTGGCCAATTCTAAAGGATGAATTACCGAAGGAATTAATCAGTAGGAGTAAAGAACTTCCAATCCAG ATCTTAATCTCAGATTCTGATGTTGAGAATGATAATGGGGTACCTGTTGTATTAGAAGATCTTGGGAACACTGTTGAGGATGTTTTACAACCCTTTTCTGGTCTGAGAATTGGCGGAGTTAGCA ATGAAGTAAATACCATCTGGAGATCGGCACTGTCAAAGACATATGTTTGGTATGCTACTTATGGATCAAATATGTGGGAATCAAGATTCCTCTGCTACATTGAAGGTGGACAG GTGGAAGGCATGAGAAGGCCATGTACTGGTTCACTAGATAAAAGTGTGCCAAAAGAGATTTTGTGGAAGGTTGTCCCTCATCGTTTATTTTTTGGCCGTGATCAAACAAAAACATGGGGTCCTGGAGGTGCTGCTTTTCTCAGTCCTGAAAGCAACTGTCAGCATAAAGCTTACATGTGCCTGTACAGAATCAC GCTTGAGCAGTTCAATGATGTTTTGCTTCAGGAAAATGTTTCAGGCTGCGATATGAGTTCTCCTGTGTTTGATTTGACTGATTTAGAGTTCATCAAGGAAAAAAATTGCATTTCTTTGGAGATCTTAAAG AATGGTTGGTACCATAATGTCGTGTACATGGGGAACGAAAATGGCATCCCAATACTGACAATGAC GTGTACCCTATCTGATGTCGAAAACTTCAAGTCTGGGAAGTTTCCTGTGTGTGCCCCTGCCAAAGAATATGCGAATGCCTTGGTCAGAGGCCTGGTAGGAGGAAAACAGCTCTCGGAGGAGGCGGCCATGGCTTACATACAGGAAGCTGCTACAAAACCATTATGA
- the LOC127793069 gene encoding histone deacetylase 5 isoform X1 → MEILPEKAADTGGRRRRVGLIYDERMCKHFCLEDETHPEMPDRILTIWEKLQSALIHQRCVVLSAKEAEDEYIAAVHTRKHIDLIKNISSRKFESRRKKVAAKFNSIYFNEGSSEAAYLAAGSLLEVTEKVAKGELDSAFAIVRPPGHHAEVDKPMGFCLYNNVAIATKFLLDKHELGINKILIVDWDVHHGNGTQKMFWKDPGVLFFSVHRHEFGTFYPASDDGSHIMIGEGPGAGYNINVPWENGWCGDADYLAVWDHVLIPVAKEFCPDIVIISAGFDAAVNDPLGGCRVTPYGYSVMLKKLMEFAQGKIVMTLEGGYNLDSLANSVLACVEVLLEDDPIIGSSEAYPFESTWRVIQAVREELSMFWPILKDELPKELISRSKELPIQILISDSDVENDNGVPVVLEDLGNTVEDVLQPFSGLRIGGVSSDEVNTIWRSALSKTYVWYATYGSNMWESRFLCYIEGGQVEGMRRPCTGSLDKSVPKEILWKVVPHRLFFGRDQTKTWGPGGAAFLSPESNCQHKAYMCLYRITLEQFNDVLLQENVSGCDMSSPVFDLTDLEFIKEKNCISLEILKNGWYHNVVYMGNENGIPILTMTCTLSDVENFKSGKFPVCAPAKEYANALVRGLVGGKQLSEEAAMAYIQEAATKPL, encoded by the exons ATGGAGATCTTACCGGAGAAAGCAGCTGATACCGGAGGACGGCGACGGCGCGTAGGGCTGATATACGACGAGAGAATGTGCAAGCACTTCTGTCTCGAGGACGAAACCCACCCCGAGATGCCCGATCGGATCCTCACCATCTGGGAGAAGCTCCAATCCGCCCTCATCCACCAAAG ATGTGTGGTATTGAGTGCCAAGGAAGCAGAAGATGAATATATAGCTGCAGTTCACACAAGAAAACAcattgatttaataaaaaatataagctCCAGAAAGTTTGAATCAAGACGAAAGAAAGTTGcagcaaaatttaattctatataTTTCAATGAGGGCTCCTCAGAAGCTGCATATCTTGCTGCTGGTTCCCTGTTAGAG GTCACTGAGAAAGTTGCCAAAGGAGAACTTGATTCAGCTTTTGCAATTGTCAGGCCCCCGGGACATCATGCAGAAGTAGATAAACCAATGGGGTTTTGTCTATACAACAATGTTGCTATTGCAACAAAGTTCCTCTTGGATAAACAT GAGTTGGGtattaacaaaatattgatagtTGATTGGGATGTTCATCATGGAAATGGCACtcaaaaaatgttttggaagGATCCAGGAGTCTTGTTCTTTTCAGTGCACAG GCATGAATTTGGGACTTTTTATCCTGCTAGTGATGACGGTTCTCATATTATGATTGGTGAAGGACCAGGTGCAGGATACAACATCAATGTTCCCTGGGAGAATGGATGGTGTGGGGATGCTGATTATTTAGCCGTGTGGGACCATGTACTAATCCCTGTTGCAAAGGAATTTTGTCCAGATATAGTTATTATCTCTGCTGGATTTGATGCAG CTGTTAATGATCCTCTTGGGGGCTGTCGAGTTACACCATATGGTTATTCAGTTATGTTAAAAAAG TTGATGGAGTTTGCTCAGGGTAAGATTGTGATGACATTAGAAGGAGGATATAATCTTGATTCTCTAGCAAATTCAGTTCTAGCATGTGTGGAAGTATTATTAGAGGACGATCCCATTATTGGATCTTCGGAGGCTTATCCATTTGAGTCCACATGGCGTGTAATACAAGCA GTTCGTGAAGAGCTGAGTATGTTTTGGCCAATTCTAAAGGATGAATTACCGAAGGAATTAATCAGTAGGAGTAAAGAACTTCCAATCCAG ATCTTAATCTCAGATTCTGATGTTGAGAATGATAATGGGGTACCTGTTGTATTAGAAGATCTTGGGAACACTGTTGAGGATGTTTTACAACCCTTTTCTGGTCTGAGAATTGGCGGAGTTAGCAGTG ATGAAGTAAATACCATCTGGAGATCGGCACTGTCAAAGACATATGTTTGGTATGCTACTTATGGATCAAATATGTGGGAATCAAGATTCCTCTGCTACATTGAAGGTGGACAG GTGGAAGGCATGAGAAGGCCATGTACTGGTTCACTAGATAAAAGTGTGCCAAAAGAGATTTTGTGGAAGGTTGTCCCTCATCGTTTATTTTTTGGCCGTGATCAAACAAAAACATGGGGTCCTGGAGGTGCTGCTTTTCTCAGTCCTGAAAGCAACTGTCAGCATAAAGCTTACATGTGCCTGTACAGAATCAC GCTTGAGCAGTTCAATGATGTTTTGCTTCAGGAAAATGTTTCAGGCTGCGATATGAGTTCTCCTGTGTTTGATTTGACTGATTTAGAGTTCATCAAGGAAAAAAATTGCATTTCTTTGGAGATCTTAAAG AATGGTTGGTACCATAATGTCGTGTACATGGGGAACGAAAATGGCATCCCAATACTGACAATGAC GTGTACCCTATCTGATGTCGAAAACTTCAAGTCTGGGAAGTTTCCTGTGTGTGCCCCTGCCAAAGAATATGCGAATGCCTTGGTCAGAGGCCTGGTAGGAGGAAAACAGCTCTCGGAGGAGGCGGCCATGGCTTACATACAGGAAGCTGCTACAAAACCATTATGA
- the LOC127793161 gene encoding PLASMODESMATA CALLOSE-BINDING PROTEIN 3-like isoform X2 yields the protein MAGLVVLALLMAMVGHSSAAWCVCKDGVSESVLQKTLDYACGAGADCNPTHQSMPCFNPNTVRAHCSYAVNSYFQKKGQAQGSCDFSGTATVTASDPSSSGCVYPSSASTTSTTPGTTMPTSNTSTTTTPGSTSSTTPSTSTVGGSPYVTTPTGVLGPSGAGINTDVSHGGLSLQQTGRVAFLTALVFTGLVFLPA from the exons ATGGCTGGTTTGGTGGTTCTGGCTCTTCTCATGGCCATGGTTGGCCACTCAA GTGCAGCGTGGTGTGTTTGCAAGGACGGGGTGAGTGAGTCAGTCCTTCAGAAAACACTGGACTATGCCTGTGGAGCTGGAGCTGATTGCAACCCTACTCACCAAAGTATGCCTTGTTTCAACCCCAACACTGTGAGGGCTCACTGCAGCTATGCAGTTAACAGCTACTTCCAAAAGAAGGGCCAAGCTCAAGGCTCCTGTGATTTTTCTGGCACAGCCACTGTTACTGCTTCAGACCCTA GCTCCTCTGGCTGTGTTTACCCTTCAAGTGCCAG CACTACTAGCACCACTCCGGGGACGACAATGCCGACATCCAACACTTCCACGACCACAACACCGGGCAGCACGTCGTCCACAACGCCATCCACCTCGACGGTTGGAGGCTCACCGTACGTGACCACTCCCACCGGCGTTTTAGGGCCGTCGGGAGCCGGAATCAACACAGACGTCAGCCACGGCGGTCTCTCCCTCCAACAAACGGGGAGGGTGGCCTTCTTGACCGCCCTCGTGTTTACGGGCCTCGTGTTCTTGCCAGCCTGA
- the LOC127793161 gene encoding PLASMODESMATA CALLOSE-BINDING PROTEIN 3-like isoform X1: MAGLVVLALLMAMVGHSSAAWCVCKDGVSESVLQKTLDYACGAGADCNPTHQSMPCFNPNTVRAHCSYAVNSYFQKKGQAQGSCDFSGTATVTASDPSSSGCVYPSSASSTTSTTPGTTMPTSNTSTTTTPGSTSSTTPSTSTVGGSPYVTTPTGVLGPSGAGINTDVSHGGLSLQQTGRVAFLTALVFTGLVFLPA, from the exons ATGGCTGGTTTGGTGGTTCTGGCTCTTCTCATGGCCATGGTTGGCCACTCAA GTGCAGCGTGGTGTGTTTGCAAGGACGGGGTGAGTGAGTCAGTCCTTCAGAAAACACTGGACTATGCCTGTGGAGCTGGAGCTGATTGCAACCCTACTCACCAAAGTATGCCTTGTTTCAACCCCAACACTGTGAGGGCTCACTGCAGCTATGCAGTTAACAGCTACTTCCAAAAGAAGGGCCAAGCTCAAGGCTCCTGTGATTTTTCTGGCACAGCCACTGTTACTGCTTCAGACCCTA GCTCCTCTGGCTGTGTTTACCCTTCAAGTGCCAG CAGCACTACTAGCACCACTCCGGGGACGACAATGCCGACATCCAACACTTCCACGACCACAACACCGGGCAGCACGTCGTCCACAACGCCATCCACCTCGACGGTTGGAGGCTCACCGTACGTGACCACTCCCACCGGCGTTTTAGGGCCGTCGGGAGCCGGAATCAACACAGACGTCAGCCACGGCGGTCTCTCCCTCCAACAAACGGGGAGGGTGGCCTTCTTGACCGCCCTCGTGTTTACGGGCCTCGTGTTCTTGCCAGCCTGA